In a genomic window of Leisingera caerulea DSM 24564:
- the mtgA gene encoding monofunctional biosynthetic peptidoglycan transglycosylase: protein MAKAVAKKKKTRSSKKTAKRRIQPLGSLRRWLLRAVLAVAAVFLFLILLFSVVNPPVTHTIWAEQRRLGEVDRMWVPLEEMAPVLARSVVAAEDAQFCRHWGFDARAIQAAIEAGGARGGSTISQQVVKNVFLWQGRSWPRKVLETLLTPVVEIVWSKRRILEVYLNVAEMDEGVFGAEAAARKYFGVGPDQLSARQAALIAAVLPNPKERSARRPSSFVQRRAGQIMDGAATIRADGRADCFED, encoded by the coding sequence ATGGCCAAGGCAGTTGCAAAAAAGAAGAAAACCAGGAGCAGCAAGAAGACGGCGAAGCGGCGGATTCAGCCGCTGGGCAGTCTGCGGCGTTGGCTCTTGCGCGCGGTGCTTGCGGTTGCGGCAGTGTTTCTTTTCCTGATCCTGCTGTTTTCCGTGGTGAATCCACCTGTTACCCATACCATCTGGGCCGAGCAGCGGCGGCTGGGCGAGGTGGACCGGATGTGGGTGCCGCTGGAGGAGATGGCGCCGGTGCTGGCGCGCTCTGTCGTGGCGGCGGAGGATGCGCAGTTCTGCCGCCATTGGGGATTTGACGCCCGCGCCATTCAGGCCGCGATCGAGGCAGGCGGCGCCCGCGGCGGCTCGACCATTTCGCAGCAGGTGGTGAAGAATGTGTTCCTGTGGCAGGGCCGCAGCTGGCCGCGCAAGGTGCTGGAGACGCTGCTGACTCCGGTGGTGGAGATCGTCTGGAGCAAGCGGCGCATTCTGGAGGTGTATCTGAACGTGGCTGAAATGGACGAAGGCGTGTTCGGCGCCGAGGCCGCGGCGCGCAAATATTTCGGGGTGGGCCCGGATCAGCTGAGCGCGCGCCAGGCGGCGCTGATTGCCGCGGTTCTGCCCAATCCCAAAGAGCGTTCGGCCCGCCGTCCCAGCAGTTTCGTGCAGCGCCGGGCGGGGCAGATCATGGATGGGGCGGCCACCATTCGCGCAGATGGGCGGGCCGATTGTTTCGAGGATTGA